The genomic stretch aaaaccggaccggaccggctGGTTCAACCGAAAAAACCAGGAACCGGTTACCTAGCCGGTCCGAGTAACCTCAAAAATTGAATGGCAAAGAACCGGTTAAAAAACCGGTTGAACCAGTGGTTAACCGGCGAACCGGAAGAACCGTCCAATTTTTTGGCGGTTCAGTGGTTTGGAAATTCAAAAGccaaacgacgtcgttttggctatttttaaaaaaaatagaaactgGCGGAACCTAACCCTAATCACTAATCACTCAGCAACACCCAAGCTCCCAGCCTCCCCTTTCTTCCCCCCTCACCCACCATTCACTAAGGCCAGCAGTGCCACCGCCCACCAAGCTCCAGAGACCAGATTCTAGAGTGCACCTCAATCGCCACCCAGCAGCGCTCCTCATTCGCCACCGAAATCACTGCACAGCAGCCGCGACCACCATCGCGTTGAGGCCGCCTCCTCGTCGCCGAACCTCGCCCAACTCGCCGAGCCCGCCTCTCATTCGCCAGTAAGACTGATTTTCTTGTCTTCTTGATTTTGAACATGCTTCCTAGTTCCTACTGAATTCTGAGCTCGCCTGTtctgtttgaaaaaaaaaaataacaggGCATTCTGAGCTCGCCTGTTCTCTCAATCTGTTTTTCAAGTCGTGTTGAGTCTCGAACCAGTTTTTCAATCCAGTTTTGTTGCTTCTGTTTGCTGCTTCATGAATCTGTTTCTGAATCCAGTTTTGTTGCTTCCTCTATTTTTGCTGCTTCATGAATCTTCAATCTGTttttgactttttgctacttCTGTTTGCTGCTTCATGAATCTTCAATCTGTTTTTGCTGCTTCTGTTTGCTGCTTTATGAATCTATTTTTCAATCCAGTTTTGTTGCTTCTGTTTGCTTCAGTGACGAGTATAGGGGTAATTCATGATTCATCCATTGTTTGCTTCTATTTTTTTGCCATTTTGTTCTTATTGCTTCTTGCCTTTGGTGTTTGATTTGGATATGATGCTTTTCGATTTTTATCCAACTGTCTTCCCATCTTTACTGTAACAAATTATGCAGCTCATTCAAAATTTTTCAGATTTTGCCGCaacagattttttttttgcattaaGTTTCAAAATAATTTGGTTTTGTTCAAGAGTTTACAATTTTTATGGTTGGGggatatttttctttgattcaTCATTCATGTGCTTTTGCCTTTCAAGTTTCCCTAGCTGGCTGGCTTTGTGGTATAATAGAATTTGTGGCTATGTGgcttacttttattttcttcatgGAGCTTTTTGCACTCTGGCTTTtgtttttaatctttttcaTATTGTGGCCATTGTTTTTAATCCAGTTTTGTTGCTTTTGTTTGCTGCTTCATGAATCTGTTTTTCAATCCAGTTTTGTTGCTTCTGTTTGCTGGTTCATGAATATTCTCAGTTAATTTCTGTGACTGTCAAGCTGCATGAAGTTGATTTCTTGTCTTTGATTTTCTGATTGTTTGAATTTTAAAGTTGTTTGTAAACCTCTAATTTTAAGTAAtggataatttattatgtgaaatattaaattttattaagttagaAATTATTGAATGTATATACTTAAGAttcttttaagttttttaataattttatttaatatttaattaaaccagTTGAATCCCGGTTGAATCCCGATCAAACCAGTGAATCATTGAATCAGTGACCTCACTAGTTTATTGATCGGTCCGATTCTCGCAATTTTGATCACAGCATAGGGTCAATACACCCGAAATGTGACTGAATATGTAGTTTGATAATTTTTTCAAGGTAtgtttattttgataaatactatagttatttaatttaaataaaaaaattctataatttgagtgcatttaaaatatataataatgatGTGTTTTACATTTAAAGCACTCAATATCCAAGATATGCGTTTAATTATCTTTTGTACACTATTCAAAATATGTCACCTTGCGtatttttgtaaataatatttattttatgtatttctataaataaaaatttatttaatttaaataaaaaacctTAAAATTATCCATATGTTAAAAAATTAGTCCACTAAGTCGCTAGACAGTaatcacaaataataataagaagagtcagcacaaaaaaaaaaaataataagaagagGATTATAAATAGCAAAATATTCGCccgttttttcttttttccttgtCTCACATCTTTCTCTGTCctaaaaaaaaactgaaaaacaaACCCCACTTTGCTCCTTTCACCTCTTTTCTCTCGTCTTTGTATTCTTCTTTCTCGCTCTTCTCTGCTCTGAGCTtcttcctttctctctctctctctctgtgaGGGTCTCAATGGGAAAGTACATGAAGAAAGCCAAACCCAAAGGCGAAGTCTCGCTATTAGACACCACAACCTCTTACTTCGGTGTTCGAACCCGCGCCAAAACCCTAGCCCTCCAGAAATCCCAGTCGCCGGAGCTTTCTTCCGCTTCCGCCGCCGCCGGCAGCTACCTCCAGCTCCGAAGTCGCCGCCTCCACAAGCCTCCCATTTCGATTCCATCCAATGATTCCTCCAATTCTTCAAAGCGTCCAAGGAACAACCAGAACCCTAAGTCACCGCTACCGAACCCTAGCTCTGGTCACAGGCTCGGGATCAGGTCCGAAGCTGAGGAAGGCccgaaggaggaggaggagaaggagaaaggGGTCGTGCATGATAATGTTGACGAAGGTGCTGGTGCTGGTGCTGCTGAAGAAGCGTCGTTTGGGGAAAATGTGTTGGATTTTGAAGGTAGAGAGAGGTGAGTTTGTCGTTTAATTTTAACCCGCGGTCTATtcgttatttattttttgttagttgattattttttttacgttttatttttattttatttttattttgaatttgattgttGAATTTTCAATTGGAACGGCTTTCTTTGGTGGTATTTGATTTTGTAAACGCGATATTAGAGAGTGAGTAAAGCTGAAAACGAGTTTTCttttagtttaattaattaatttattattattattattattattattattattattattattattattattattatttgattggTCTGCATTTGAAATTTAGTTAATGCCGTGGGGTGATGCAGTGTTTCTGAGATTGTTGTTTTTCTATCATATTTTTGTGTAGTTCTTTTTCTGTGATGAACTGTTAACAAGATCATGGTCAATGTGTACCTTATTATTGAGATTTATGGTTTATTTGGTTCAAAGAGAAGATGCGAGACAAAGAAGGAGCTGAATCTGAAGCTGGAAATCGTTTATTTTTATGTGGTTGTTATTGTGTTTTGTTTGTCTGAACATTCTTGAAATGCAAGCATTCTGTTACTAACTGTCGAACTTCATGGGAAGGGGgatgaatattatttttaattaggttttgtTCCTTGGTTCACTGTCATGCAATTTGTTCCTAAGTTTCAGTTCAAAAGATGATTAAATATTGTTAAGTTTATATTTTGTGTTTGTTGATTTTTGCATTGAATACCTGTATGTTGTATTCGGTTTTATACAAGGATTTTCTTCTTAACTAACTGTTCTTCCCAAATCCCGCTTCCCTTCAGTCATTTGAGTGTTAATGTATTTGTCAATTATGTTTTTTCTGGTTGTCAAAGTCctttaatcattttttttacCATCCTTTGTTTCCACACTCAAGGTTTTCGGAGAATTAGATTTTGTATTCTCCTACAAAGTGTTTAATGTGCTTGCTTTGTCAAATTCTCTTTGTACTTGCTCACCCGATATCCTGTAAATGGTTCCTGTTCATTTGAAGATGTCGTTTTGAAAGTAACGTACAGAATATTTTCAACGACAACCAAACATATCCCACCAATTGAGGTTGGCAACACAGATCGGATAGATTTATATTATCTTATTGCAGTTGATACCTACAGAATCTTTGTTCAACAGGAAGCTGTTACTGATgtggcttttttttttcaaaaaaaaaaatcaaaagtatTGATACTTTGTTAAAGAGCTGAAAATTTAACCTGTTCCTCAATTTGATACTTTTACTTGTCTTTTGGTTGAGCAAccatattattttaatttctctaCTCTTGTTCTGCTGAATTTGGATTATGCAACAAAGGTAATAAATTACGACGAGTGGGAGAAGCCCAGTGATGAAATTACTCAATTTGTATCTCTGGAGgctgattttaattttaaaaatcttaagaGAATGATGGATGTCTATAAAGGGAAGGGACTTATGCATTGCATGCCACTTTTAAGTACACACAATGAGCAATACTGAATCTTTTTATATCTTTATGTTCTATATATGATCAATTAAGTTGAAACTTGAAATGGATTTAAATGTGTTATTTGCTTTCTAAATGTGCTGGTCTGCCTGAAAAATTTATCAATAATGTTGTTTTGGACCAATACTTATTTGAGATGTTTCCTTGTTATTTTACTTTTTGCCATTAAATTTCTCTCATGTCTCTGTTGTTTCTGGTGTATAATAGAATTGCTCTCTTTATTATTTGCAGCAGAAACACTAGGGAATCAACACCATGCAGTTTGATAAGGGACCCAGACATTATTCGGACCCCAGGTTCAACTACCAGACCTACTTGCTCAACTGAAGCTTTTCGAAGAGCTGAGAATGCAGCTAGAAGGCAAATTCCAACGGCACATGAAATGGATGAATTCTTTGCTGAAATCGAACAGGCTCAGCAAAGGCAGTTCATGGAGAAGTATGCTTTCTACAGTTTGCGTTTCTTAGTTCCTTGCCTAACCGCATTTACTGTCGCAACCCCACCCCCCATCATCATCACAAAACAATCTAATTTAA from Arachis stenosperma cultivar V10309 chromosome 9, arast.V10309.gnm1.PFL2, whole genome shotgun sequence encodes the following:
- the LOC130947784 gene encoding cyclin-dependent kinase inhibitor 5-like isoform X1, translating into MGKYMKKAKPKGEVSLLDTTTSYFGVRTRAKTLALQKSQSPELSSASAAAGSYLQLRSRRLHKPPISIPSNDSSNSSKRPRNNQNPKSPLPNPSSGHRLGIRSEAEEGPKEEEEKEKGVVHDNVDEGAGAGAAEEASFGENVLDFEGRESRNTRESTPCSLIRDPDIIRTPGSTTRPTCSTEAFRRAENAARRQIPTAHEMDEFFAEIEQAQQRQFMEKYNFDPVNEKPLPGRYEWEKLESGKASINVPSRHP
- the LOC130947784 gene encoding cyclin-dependent kinase inhibitor 5-like isoform X2, producing the protein MGKYMKKAKPKGEVSLLDTTTSYFGVRTRAKTLALQKSQSPELSSASAAAGSYLQLRSRRLHKPPISIPSNDSSNSSKRPRNNQNPKSPLPNPSSGHRLGIRSEAEEGPKEEEEKEKGVVHDNVDEGAGAGAAEEASFGENVLDFEGRERNTRESTPCSLIRDPDIIRTPGSTTRPTCSTEAFRRAENAARRQIPTAHEMDEFFAEIEQAQQRQFMEKYNFDPVNEKPLPGRYEWEKLESGKASINVPSRHP